One window of the Takifugu rubripes chromosome 13, fTakRub1.2, whole genome shotgun sequence genome contains the following:
- the irx3a gene encoding iroquois-class homeodomain protein IRX-3a, producing MSFPQLGYQYIRPIYPPERQGIAGNARSGTELSPSGALSNVLSTMYGSPFAAAAQGYGAFLPYSNDISIFNQLGAQYELKDSPGVQHPGFAHHHPAFYPYGQYQFGDPSRPKNATRESTSTLKAWLSEHRKNPYPTKGEKIMLAIITKMTLTQVSTWFANARRRLKKENKMTWTPRNRTDEEGNVYSSDHEGEEGDKREDEEEIDLENIDTENIESKDDLDDQDDLHSDIKLDGRSDSEISDGYEDLQGPDQRFLKAVGKEGKDVERGAEHFHSHHHHHHHHASLDTKPPQPNGEQLKLNPVSAGSPPSENNAAPAQKPKIWSLAETATAPDNPRKSPQMNGSSPAGPAAQTLIGPHRLISSCPVGKIQNWTNRAFSAHQLALLNSNHYLGLANQATATGLALYSSRHSENKSPSSETAVTGTCPRH from the exons ATGTCTTTCCCCCAGCTGGGATATCAGTACATCCGACCGATATACCCGCCGGAGCGCCAGGGGATCGCCGGTAATGCTCGGTCCGGGACAGAGCTCAGTCCCTCCGGCGCGCTCTCCAACGTCCTCTCCACGATGTATGGATCCCCCTtcgcagcagcagcgcaggGCTACGGAGCGTTCCTCCCTTATTCTAACGATATATCCATTTTCAATCAACTG GGTGCTCAGTATGAACTGAAAGACAGTCCTGGTGTCCAGCACCCAGGATTTGCCCATCATCACCCTGCTTTTTACCCATATGGCCAGTATCAATTTGGTGACCCGTCCAGACCCAAAAATGCCACCAGGGAGAGCACCAGCACTTTGAAGGCCTGGCTCAGTGAGCACCGCAAGAACCCGTATCCAACCAAGGGCGAGAAGATTATGCTGGCCATTATCACCAAGATGACCCTCACCCAGGTGTCCACCTGGTTCGCCAACGCCCGCAGGAGGTTAAAGAAGGAGAACAAGATGACCTGGACCCCCCGGAACCGCACCGACGAAGAGGGAAATGTTTACTCGAGTGATcacgagggggaggagggggacaagagggaggacgaggaggagatcGACTTGGAGAACATCGACACGGAAAATATTGAGAGCAAGGACGACTTGGACGACCAGGACGACCTGCATTCAGACATTAAACTAGACGGCAGGAGTGACTCTGAGATTTCTGACGGCTATGAGGATTTACAAGGGCCCGACCAGAGGTTTCTAAAAGCGGTGGGGAAAGAGGGCAAAGACGTGGAAAGAGGAGCGGAGCACTTCcacagccaccaccaccaccatcatcatcacgcTTCTTTGGACACCAAACCTCCCCAACCGAACGGAGAACAGCTCAAACTCAACCCGGTGTCCGCTGGCTCGCCTCCCTCAGAAAATAACGCTGCCCCGGCCCAGAAGCCAAAGATCTGGTCTTTGGCAGAGACAGCCACGGCCCCCGACAATCCGCGGAAGTCGCCGCAGATGAACGGCAGCAGCCCCGCAGGACCAGCCGCGCAGACCCTAATCGGCCCGCACAGACTCATCTCTTCTTGTCCCGTTGGGAAAATCCAGAACTGGACCAATCGAGCCTTCTCGGCGCATCAGCTGGCTTTACTGAACTCGAATCACTACCTGGGACTGGCGAACCAGGCCACAGCCACCGGCCTGGCCCTCTACAGCAGCAGGCACTCGGAGAACAAGAGTCCCAGTTCAGAGACTGCAGTCACAGGTACATGTCCCCGACACTGA